In Vitis vinifera cultivar Pinot Noir 40024 chromosome 11, ASM3070453v1, a genomic segment contains:
- the LOC100266175 gene encoding potassium channel AKT1 gives MVDVCMSRGFGVSVCGQPEIEQLSRDGSHYSLSTGILPSLGARSNRRVKLRNFILSPYDRRYRTWETFLVLLVFYTAWVSPFEFGFLKKPEAPLSITDNVVNGFFAVDIVLTFFVAYLDKTTYLLVDNPKQIAWKYTSTWLAFDVISTIPSELARKITPSPFQSYGFFNMLRLWRLRRVSSLFARLEKDRNFNYFWVRCAKLICVTVFAVHCAACFYYLLAARYHDPQKTWIGASMNNFLEQSLWIRYVTAIYWSITTLTTVGYGDLHPENTREMIFDIFYMLFNLGLTAYLIGNMTNLVVHGTSRTRRFRDTIQAASSFAQRNQLPVRLQDQMLAHLCLKFRTDSEGLQQQETLDSLPKAIRSSISHFLFYSLLDKVYLFRGVSNDLLFQLVSEMKAEYFPPKEDLILQNEAPTDFYIVVSGALDLLVLKNGTEQVVGEAKTGDLCGEIGVLCYRPQLFTVRTKRLCQLLRLNRTTFLNIVQANVGDGTIIMNNLLQHLKDLKDPIMEGVLVETENMLARGRMDLPLSLCFATLRGDDLLLHQLLKRGLDPNESDSNGRTALHIAASKGSESCVLLLLDYGAGPNNRDSEGVVPLWEAMVGGHESVIQLLVDNGANINSGDVGHFACTAAELKNLNLLKQIVHYGGDVTQPNNTGNTALHAAVCEENIEMVKFLLDQGADIDRTNDHGWTPRDLADQQGHEDIKALFESCKEHKSQSTIGISEERHGIRFLGKFKSDPSIFPLPQGGSSPAADGSWGHNRPRRRTNKFHNSLFGIMSAAHTGERDMLLSVNVTKSARSGEGYPARVRISCPEKGDRAGKLMLLPESFQELLEIGAKKFGISHAKVQTEDGAEIDAIELIRDGDHLVFVSDG, from the exons ATGGTGGATGTGTGTATGAGCAGAGGTTTCGGGGTTTCTGTGTGTGGCCAACCTGAGATTGAGCAGCTATCAAGAGATGGTAGCCACTACAGTCTCTCCACTGGGATTCTTCCATCTCTTGGAGCCAGAAGTAACCGCAGAGTCAAGCTCAGGAACTTCATCTTATCACCTTATGATCGTCGTTACAG GACATGGGAGACTTTTCTGGTTCTTCTGGTCTTCTATACTGCTTGGGTGTCCCCGTTCGAATTTGGATTCCTTAAGAAACCAGAGGCACCGCTCTCCATTACTGATAATGTTGTCAATGGTTTCTTTGCTGTGGATATCGTTCTTACCTTCTTTGTAGCTTATCTGGATAAAACTACCTACCTCCTTGTCGACAATCCAAAGCAAATTGCTTGGAAGTATACAAGTACCTGGCTGGCCTTTGATGTCATATCCACAATCCCTTCTGAACTGGCTAGAAAAATTACCCCCTCTCCTTTCCAGTCATATGGCTTTTTCAACATGCTTCGCCTCTGGCGCCTTCGGAGAGTTAGTTCCCTGTTTGCTAG ATTGGAGAAAGATAGGAACTTTAATTACTTTTGGGTTCGATGCGCAAAACTTATTTGT GTCACCGTTTTTGCAGTTCATTGTGCTGCATGCTTTTATTATCTTCTTGCCGCACGTTATCATGACCCACAAAAGACATGGATTGGAGCCTCCATGAATAACTTCCTTGAACAAAGCCTGTGGATCCGTTATGTGACAGCGATTTACTGGTCTATCACTACTCTCACAACTGTTGGCTATGGTGATTTGCATCCTGAAAATACAAGGGAGATGATCTTTGACATCTTCTACATGCTCTTCAACCTTGGGTTGACAGCATATCTGATTGGGAATATGACCAACTTGGTCGTTCATGGGACAAGTCGAACTAGAAGATTT AGGGATACCATTCAAGCCGCCTCAAGTTTTGCACAGAGGAACCAACTGCCCGTTCGGCTGCAAGATCAAATGCTTGCACACTTATGTTTGAAGTTCAGAACAGACTCAGAGGGACTTCAGCAGCAAGAGACTCTTGATTCCCTTCCAAAGGCCATTCGGTCAAgcatttcacattttcttttctactcTCTCTTGGACAAGGTTTACTTATTTCGTGGGGTATCCAATGACTTGCTTTTTCAGCTG GTGTCGGAGATGAAAGCTGAGTATTTTCCTCCCAAGGAAGATCTGATCTTGCAAAATGAAGCACCCACAGATTTCTATATAGTCGTTTCAGGCGCTTTG GATCTTCTGGTTCTCAAAAATGGCACTGAACAG GTAGTTGGAGAGGCAAAAACTGGAGACCTTTGTGGTGAGATTGGGGTTCTTTGTTATAGGCCACAGCTCTTTACGGTGCGGACGAAGCGATTGTGCCAGCTGCTTCGGCTGAACCGTACTACATTCTTGAATATCGTTCAGGCCAATGTTGGAGACGGgacaataataatgaataatCTCCTTCAG CATTTGAAAGACCTAAAGGACCCAATCATGGAGGGAGTTTTGGTAGAGACAGAGAACATGCTAGCTCGTGGTAGAATGGACCTACCTCTCAGTTTGTGCTTTGCAACACTAAGAGGAGATGACCTTTTGTTGCATCAGTTGTTGAAACGTGGTCTGGATCCAAATGAATCCGACAGCAATGGGAGGACAGCTCTG CACATAGCAGCTTCTAAAGGAAGTGAAAGCTGTGTACTTCTTCTACTAGATTATGGGGCAGGGCCAAACAATAGAG ACTCGGAGGGAGTGGTACCACTATGGGAAGCAATGGTGGGTGGTCATGAATCTGTTATTCAACTGCTTGTGGACAATGGTGCAAACATAAATTCTGGTGACGTCGGTCACTTTGCTTGCACCGCTGCTGAGCTGAAGAACTTGAACTTGCTCAAGCAAATTGTTCACTATGGAGGGGATGTCACACAGCCTAACAACACTGGAAATACAGCTCTTCATGCTGCAGTTTGTGAGGAAAACATTGAAATGGTCAAATTCCTTTTGGACCAAGGAGCTGATATTGACAGAACAAACGACCATGGCTGGACCCCAAGAGATCTAGCTGATCAGCAAGGACACGAAGATATAAAAGCTCTGTTTGAATCTTGCAAAGAGCACAAAAGTCAATCTACCATTGGTATTTCAGAAGAGCGGCATGGAATTCGCTTCCttggaaaatttaaaagtgatcCTTCCATCTTTCCACTCCCACAAGGAGGCTCCTCCCCAGCAGCAGATGGATCATGGGGGCATAACCGACCGAGACGTAGAACTAACAAGTTCCACAACTCACTATTTGGGATCATGTCAGCTGCCCACACTGGGGAGAGAGACATGTTACTGTCCGTAAATGTTACTAAATCTGCCAGAAGTGGGGAAGGTTACCCTGCTAGAGTGAGAATAAGCTGTCCAGAAAAGGGAGATAGAGCAGGGAAGCTCATGCTACTTCCAGAGAGCTTTCAAGAGCTACTTGAGATTGGAGCCAAAAAATTCGGTATCTCCCATGCAAAAGTTCAGACCGAAGATGGAGCTGAAATTGATGCTATAGAGTTGATTAGAGATGGAGACCATCTTGTTTTTGTTAGTGATGGTTGA